A genomic window from Solanum stenotomum isolate F172 chromosome 10, ASM1918654v1, whole genome shotgun sequence includes:
- the LOC125842705 gene encoding uncharacterized protein LOC125842705: protein MLVYGSEAVIPAKVEIPSLRIIQDVGLDDAEWIRSRHEQLMPIDEKMMDAVCHGQLYQSRMTKAFNKKVKPRWFTPGQLVLKKIFPHQGEATGKFAPNWQGPYMVHRVLSEGAVILEKMDGRVSTKPINSDAIKKYYI from the coding sequence ATGTTGGTTTATGGTTCGGAAGCAGTAATACCTGCTAAGGTAGAAATACCATCTTTAAGGATTATCCAGGATGTTGGTCTCGACGATGCAGAATGGATACGTAGCAGACATGAACAATTAATGCCCATCGATGAAAAGATGATGGATGCAGTTTGTCACGGTCAACTCTATCAGAGTAGAATGACCAAAGCATTCAACAAGAAAGTCAAACCTCGATGGTTCACACCAGGGCAGTTAGTATTGAAGAAGATCTTTCCTCACCAAGGAGAAGCCacagggaaatttgcaccaaattggcaaggaccctacatggttcatAGAGTACTCTCTGAAGGAGCGGTAATCTTAGAAAAAATGGATGGTAGAGTAAGCACAAAGCCAATCAATTCAGATGCCATTAAGAAATACTACATCTGA